A genome region from Sceloporus undulatus isolate JIND9_A2432 ecotype Alabama chromosome 1, SceUnd_v1.1, whole genome shotgun sequence includes the following:
- the NEIL2 gene encoding LOW QUALITY PROTEIN: endonuclease 8-like 2 (The sequence of the model RefSeq protein was modified relative to this genomic sequence to represent the inferred CDS: inserted 1 base in 1 codon), which yields MPEGPSVKKFQLLCSPFVGQTVTKVGGSTKQMNPNDLKTLVLSDAQVHGKNLFLAFGISQEAVASCESADSESSKQRSTGQGLAACEGSSFLMREDEKVADAHDLQKMPQVEHDGDSPLLAKDTAGDLWKWLRFHFGLYGSIRANEFARANKANKRGDWRDPVPRLILNFEXGGFLVFYNCRIQLCSSPATEPSTDILSPEFDWGKALEALRKAKPVCHTLLDQTYFSGLGNRIKNEALYLARIHPLSLGSMLPLSDLESLLHSVVQFSLEWLHSKLQKQRLQLQIYRRDKCPEGHEVKKAAFGPLDGLKRLTWWCPQCQPQVSSEEVEMPTAHST from the exons ATGCCTGAAGGCCCATCCGTAAAGAAGTTTCAACTCCTCTGCTCTCCCTTTGTGGGGCAGACAGTGACCAAAGTGGGAGGGAGCACGAAACAGATGAACCCCAATGATCTGAAAACACTGGTGCTGTCCGATGCTCAG GTCCATGGAAAGAACTTGTTTCTGGCCTTTGGTATCTCTCAGGAAGCAGTGGCCAGCTGTGAGAGCGCAGATTCAGAATCATCCAAACAGAGATCAACTGGTCAAGGGCTGGCAGCTTGTGAGGGCAGCTCCTTTCTCATGAGGGAAGATGAAAAAGTGGCTGATGCCCATGATCTTCAAAAAATGCCACAAGTGGAGCATGATGGAGATTCGCCATTGCTTGCCAAAGACACTGCTGGTGACCTTTGGAAGTGGCTGCGGTTCCATTTTGGCCTGTATGGAAGCATCCGCGCCAACGAGTTTGCAAGAGCCAATAAGGCAAACAAACGGGGAGATTGGAGAGATCCAGTTCCTAG GCTTATTCTAAATTTTG GCGGAGGTTTCCTTGTGTTTTACAACTGCCGGATTCAGCTGTGTTCTTCTCCTGCAACTGAGCCATCCACTGACATCCTAAGCCCAGAGTTTGATTGGGGAAAGGCTTTGGAAGCTCTTCGCAAAGCCAAGCCTGTGTGTCACACACTCCTGGACCAAACCTATTTCTCAGGGCTAG GTAACAGAATTAAGAATGAGGCTCTGTATCTTGCCCGGATCCATCCACTCTCCCTTGGCTCTATGTTGCCACTCTCGGACCTTGAATCTTTGCTGCACTCTGTTGTTCAATTTAGCTTGGAGTGGCTTCACAGCAAGTTACAGAAGCAAAGGTTACAGCTACAGATTTATAGGAGAGATAAATGCCCTGAAGGGCACGAGGTGAAGAAGGCAGCTTTTGGACCTCTAGATGGGTTGAAAAGACTTACCTGGTGGTGTCCACAATGTCAACCTCAAGTGTCATCAGAAGAGGTGGAAATGCCCACTGCACATTCCACCTGA